One window of the Runella slithyformis DSM 19594 genome contains the following:
- a CDS encoding M16 family metallopeptidase translates to MIHYEYFTLENGLEIYVHEDRSTPIAAVNILYNVGSRDEEENRTGFAHLFEHLMFGGSQNIPAYDEPLQKVGGENNAFTSPDITNYYITLPSVNLETAFWLESDRMMSLSFDPKVLEVQQKVVVEEFKQRYLNQPYGDVWLKLRPLAYQVHPYRWATIGKEISHIENATLDDVRHFFYKYYLPNNAILVVAGDVTVPQVKALAEKWFGPIAPGEKYVRNLPQEPIQTAARFTELEAKVPLNAIYKAYHTSGRFADDFYAVDLMTDVLGRGKSARLYQKLLKERPLFANINAYTTSSIDPGLFVVQGNLNTGVTLEEADAAIEEVLQELAAVQLPEKELAKVKNQAESTLAFSEIELLNRAMNLAYAANSGKPDLVNQEAEKIQAIGVQDIQLKAKEILKKENSSTLYYRAMN, encoded by the coding sequence ATGATACATTACGAGTATTTTACCCTTGAAAACGGATTGGAAATATATGTACATGAAGACCGGTCTACTCCTATAGCGGCGGTCAACATCTTGTACAACGTCGGTTCTCGCGATGAGGAAGAAAACAGAACGGGATTTGCCCACCTTTTTGAACACCTCATGTTTGGCGGATCGCAAAATATTCCCGCGTATGACGAACCGCTTCAAAAAGTAGGCGGCGAAAACAATGCCTTCACTTCACCCGATATTACCAATTATTACATTACCCTTCCTTCGGTCAATCTGGAAACGGCCTTTTGGCTCGAATCCGACCGCATGATGAGCCTGTCTTTTGACCCAAAAGTACTCGAAGTACAGCAGAAAGTGGTGGTCGAAGAGTTTAAACAACGTTATCTGAATCAGCCTTACGGAGATGTATGGCTTAAATTGCGTCCGTTGGCCTATCAGGTGCACCCGTATCGCTGGGCTACCATCGGCAAGGAGATCAGTCATATCGAAAATGCCACGCTCGACGATGTCCGTCACTTCTTTTATAAATATTACCTGCCTAACAACGCCATTTTGGTCGTAGCGGGAGATGTAACGGTGCCTCAGGTCAAGGCGTTGGCGGAAAAATGGTTCGGTCCCATTGCTCCGGGAGAAAAATACGTTCGTAATTTGCCCCAGGAACCGATTCAAACGGCCGCTCGTTTTACCGAATTGGAGGCCAAAGTGCCGCTAAATGCCATCTATAAAGCCTACCACACATCAGGCCGATTTGCAGATGATTTCTACGCCGTAGACCTAATGACCGATGTACTGGGGCGGGGGAAATCGGCCCGTTTGTATCAGAAATTGCTGAAAGAAAGGCCGTTGTTTGCCAATATCAATGCCTACACTACTTCGTCTATTGACCCGGGGCTGTTTGTGGTGCAGGGAAATTTGAATACAGGCGTGACCCTTGAAGAAGCCGATGCCGCCATTGAAGAGGTATTGCAGGAATTGGCCGCAGTGCAATTGCCCGAAAAAGAGTTGGCTAAAGTGAAAAATCAAGCCGAATCCACACTGGCCTTTTCGGAGATAGAATTGCTCAACCGCGCCATGAATCTGGCCTACGCAGCTAATTCCGGCAAGCCTGATCTGGTCAATCAGGAGGCCGAAAAAATACAGGCAATCGGTGTGCAGGATATTCAACTGAAAGCAAAAGAGATTCTCAAAAAAGAAAACAGCTCAACGTTGTATTACCGGGCTATGAATTAA
- the ispF gene encoding 2-C-methyl-D-erythritol 2,4-cyclodiphosphate synthase, translating into MKFRVGSGYDVHSLEEGRDFWLGGIKIPHTHGAKGHSDADVVCHVICDALLGAANMRNIGYHFSDKDPQWKGVDSKLLLAKVMEMIREAGYEVGNLDATVVLQEPKLNPHIPAMKECLSGVMNVPAEDISIKATTSEWMGFVGRKEGIAAHCVALIYKI; encoded by the coding sequence ATGAAATTTAGAGTTGGTTCAGGATACGACGTTCATTCACTGGAAGAAGGCAGGGATTTTTGGTTAGGGGGCATAAAAATCCCCCATACTCACGGAGCCAAAGGACATTCAGACGCTGATGTGGTGTGCCATGTAATTTGTGATGCGTTGTTGGGAGCAGCCAATATGCGTAATATCGGTTATCATTTCTCCGACAAAGACCCACAGTGGAAAGGCGTGGATAGCAAACTGTTGTTGGCAAAGGTCATGGAGATGATTCGTGAGGCCGGCTACGAAGTCGGCAATCTGGATGCCACGGTAGTCTTGCAGGAACCCAAACTGAATCCGCACATTCCTGCCATGAAAGAATGTTTATCGGGGGTGATGAACGTACCGGCAGAAGATATTTCCATCAAGGCTACTACGTCTGAATGGATGGGGTTTGTGGGCCGAAAAGAAGGTATTGCCGCGCATTGTGTCGCGCTGATCTATAAAATTTGA
- a CDS encoding amidohydrolase family protein: protein MITGVLFLGVYASMAQTIEPPLGFEEYDPVSTLKVTEHKVTRSKFPFIDVHNHQYSMNTQDLSKLVADMDALNMGIMVNLSGRGFSQQWEEGTATINGALANARKNYPKRFLVFTNPELKNIGSPGWGERAAKQIEDDVKAGAVGMKVYKNLGFSGVKDTDGKRVAVSDPRLDPLWAKCGELGIPVIIHTADPKSFWDPMDRYNERWLELKTHAGRKRGNNDPVPFDSLMREQHAVFARHPKTTFINAHMGWYPNDLQKLDSLMRKFPNMNVEIGAVIAELGRQPRAAKTFFTKWQDRILFGKDSWIPSEYTTYFRVLETEDEYFPYHKKYHAFWRMYGMGLSDEVLKKVYYKNALRIIPGIDKSQFPN, encoded by the coding sequence ATGATAACAGGCGTACTGTTCCTCGGAGTGTATGCCTCTATGGCCCAAACGATCGAACCCCCGCTCGGCTTTGAAGAATACGACCCCGTCTCTACCCTCAAAGTAACGGAGCATAAAGTTACGCGCTCTAAGTTTCCGTTTATTGATGTGCATAATCATCAATACAGCATGAATACGCAGGATCTGTCAAAGCTGGTGGCCGATATGGACGCGCTGAATATGGGTATCATGGTCAACCTGAGCGGACGCGGATTTTCGCAGCAGTGGGAGGAAGGTACAGCTACGATCAACGGAGCTCTTGCCAATGCCCGTAAAAATTACCCCAAACGCTTTCTGGTCTTTACTAATCCCGAACTGAAAAACATCGGTTCACCGGGTTGGGGAGAGCGTGCGGCTAAGCAAATTGAAGACGATGTAAAGGCCGGAGCCGTGGGCATGAAGGTGTATAAAAATCTGGGTTTCAGCGGAGTGAAAGATACCGACGGCAAACGTGTGGCCGTGAGCGACCCGCGCCTCGACCCGCTTTGGGCCAAATGCGGCGAACTGGGCATTCCGGTCATCATTCATACCGCCGACCCAAAATCGTTTTGGGATCCGATGGACCGTTATAACGAACGTTGGTTAGAGCTGAAAACCCACGCCGGACGTAAACGCGGCAATAATGACCCGGTACCGTTTGATTCATTAATGCGTGAACAACACGCGGTTTTTGCGCGCCACCCCAAAACTACGTTTATCAACGCGCACATGGGTTGGTATCCGAATGATTTACAGAAACTGGACAGCCTGATGCGAAAATTTCCTAACATGAACGTGGAGATCGGAGCAGTCATTGCCGAATTGGGGCGTCAGCCGCGCGCTGCCAAGACATTCTTTACCAAATGGCAGGACCGAATTCTGTTTGGAAAAGACAGTTGGATTCCTTCCGAATACACCACGTACTTCAGAGTGTTGGAAACCGAAGATGAATATTTTCCGTACCACAAAAAATACCATGCCTTTTGGCGCATGTATGGAATGGGTTTATCGGACGAGGTATTAAAAAAGGTCTATTACAAAAATGCTCTCCGTATCATACCCGGCATTGACAAGTCACAGTTCCCGAATTAA
- the kdsA gene encoding 3-deoxy-8-phosphooctulonate synthase codes for MQKKIVRVGEIECGSDELFLISGPCVIEDEKIMMTVAERLKEISERLGIKIIYKSSFMKDNRSSLDYYIGPGLEAGVKILAKVKEQFGFTLLTDVHYPEQCAPVAEVVDVLQIPAYLCMQTTLVVAAAKTGRVVNLKHGQFLAPENMKHPVKKIEDSGNDQIILTERGYTFGYNDLIVDPRSFYHMNKTGYPVVFDVTHAIRKYGIPSKDSKGGAREYLPVLARAGVAAGVDGLFVEAHTCPSEALCDAASQLDINYLEEFLKPLIELHNVEVKYRASAQELA; via the coding sequence ATGCAAAAGAAAATCGTTCGCGTAGGCGAAATTGAATGCGGTTCTGATGAATTGTTCCTCATATCCGGGCCGTGTGTCATTGAAGATGAAAAAATCATGATGACGGTGGCCGAACGGCTGAAAGAAATTTCAGAACGTTTGGGCATTAAAATTATTTATAAGTCTTCGTTCATGAAAGACAACCGCAGCAGCTTAGATTACTATATAGGGCCGGGCTTGGAAGCAGGGGTAAAAATTTTGGCTAAAGTCAAAGAACAGTTTGGTTTTACCTTGCTGACCGATGTGCATTATCCCGAACAGTGTGCTCCCGTGGCCGAAGTAGTAGATGTGTTGCAGATTCCGGCCTACCTCTGTATGCAGACTACACTCGTGGTAGCGGCCGCTAAAACGGGCCGGGTGGTGAATCTGAAGCATGGGCAGTTTTTGGCGCCCGAAAACATGAAACACCCCGTAAAGAAAATAGAAGACAGTGGGAATGACCAGATTATCCTGACCGAACGCGGTTATACGTTCGGTTACAATGACCTCATAGTGGATCCGCGCAGTTTTTACCACATGAACAAAACGGGTTACCCGGTCGTGTTTGATGTGACGCACGCGATCCGTAAATATGGTATTCCTTCCAAAGACAGCAAAGGCGGGGCCCGTGAGTACCTGCCCGTACTGGCGCGGGCCGGCGTGGCAGCGGGTGTAGACGGCCTGTTTGTAGAAGCCCATACCTGTCCGTCAGAAGCGCTATGTGATGCGGCCAGTCAATTGGATATCAACTATTTGGAAGAATTTTTGAAGCCATTGATCGAATTACATAACGTAGAAGTAAAATACAGAGCTTCAGCGCAGGAGCTGGCATAG
- a CDS encoding AraC family transcriptional regulator, whose protein sequence is MAQLPIYGIIEFPEAGPPHSFYANDLKLHLESHQFVNTPHKHSTFIAVLFTSGTGTHWIDFNTYEVKSGSIFMLTPGQVHNWTLSEDVQGFVFFHTQAFYNDVYLTKKLEDFPFYYLQTNYPVIYLPSDELSVIADLFKTICEEQRKNAPFKQHVLVSLVDLVYLRLARLYKEERLSVDRQHSHYNRLKQLKKLIDEHFKHKKLPKEYADLLHMTTRHLNRICQETIHQSTSNLILQRVMIEAQRMLIYNNVTVSAVADELGYTDYSYFIRIFKKNVGESPKKFQQRMAEAAFRE, encoded by the coding sequence GTGGCACAACTACCTATTTATGGCATCATTGAGTTTCCGGAAGCCGGGCCGCCTCATTCTTTTTATGCCAATGACTTAAAATTACACCTTGAAAGCCATCAATTTGTGAATACTCCGCATAAACACAGTACGTTCATTGCGGTATTGTTTACCTCTGGGACGGGTACACACTGGATTGATTTCAATACGTATGAGGTAAAGTCAGGCAGTATATTCATGCTTACTCCCGGACAGGTACATAACTGGACACTTTCCGAAGATGTACAGGGGTTTGTTTTCTTCCATACACAGGCTTTCTATAATGATGTTTATCTTACCAAAAAGCTCGAAGACTTTCCGTTTTATTACCTGCAGACCAACTATCCGGTCATTTACCTGCCTTCTGATGAGCTTTCCGTCATTGCCGATCTATTCAAAACGATCTGTGAAGAACAACGTAAAAACGCTCCATTTAAACAACACGTTCTGGTCTCTCTGGTGGATCTGGTCTATCTTCGTCTGGCGCGTCTTTACAAAGAAGAACGACTGAGTGTAGACAGGCAACACAGTCATTATAACCGGCTCAAACAATTGAAAAAGCTGATTGATGAACACTTTAAACATAAAAAACTCCCCAAAGAATACGCGGATCTGCTGCACATGACAACGCGTCATTTAAACCGTATCTGTCAGGAGACAATACACCAATCCACAAGTAACCTGATTTTGCAAAGAGTGATGATCGAGGCTCAGCGAATGCTTATATACAACAATGTGACCGTTTCAGCCGTCGCTGATGAACTCGGCTACACTGATTATTCCTATTTTATCAGAATCTTTAAAAAGAATGTTGGCGAATCTCCGAAAAAATTCCAGCAACGAATGGCGGAGGCAGCATTCAGGGAGTAG
- a CDS encoding RluA family pseudouridine synthase: MTENQSFIADEEDEMYEHHRIVADRGQTLMRLDHYLKHHLSNITRTKLQNAIETESVKVNNKPVKSSYKIKPLDVITVSMPHPPRETDIVAENIPLTIIYEDQEVLVLNKPAGMVVHPAYGNWSGTVVNALVYHFQHLPTGRNGEARPGLIHRIDKDTSGLLVIAKTEYSMAHIARQFFEHTTERTYFALVWGEPKTTEGTIVGHIGRSARDRKVMDVYEDGSQGKHAVTHYKVLKTFKYVSLVQCNLETGRTHQIRVHFQHIGHPLFGDSVYGGDKILRGTTSGSYRAFVENCFQLMPRQALHAKSLGFEHPKTKKWMQFDSELPEDFQAVLAKWEKYASE; the protein is encoded by the coding sequence ATGACGGAAAATCAATCGTTTATTGCCGACGAAGAGGATGAAATGTATGAGCATCATCGAATCGTAGCCGACCGTGGTCAAACCCTCATGCGGCTTGATCACTACCTCAAGCATCACCTTTCAAACATAACCCGCACCAAGCTTCAAAATGCCATCGAAACCGAGTCGGTCAAAGTCAATAATAAACCCGTAAAATCAAGTTATAAAATAAAGCCGTTGGACGTCATTACGGTATCCATGCCGCACCCTCCCCGCGAAACGGATATAGTCGCGGAAAATATTCCCTTAACTATAATCTATGAAGATCAGGAGGTTTTGGTATTGAACAAGCCCGCCGGAATGGTCGTACACCCGGCGTATGGCAACTGGTCGGGCACGGTCGTGAACGCATTGGTCTATCATTTTCAGCATTTACCCACGGGACGCAACGGAGAAGCGCGCCCGGGACTGATTCACCGCATTGACAAAGACACCTCCGGACTGTTGGTCATTGCCAAAACCGAATATTCCATGGCCCACATTGCCCGGCAGTTTTTTGAACACACCACCGAACGTACCTATTTCGCTCTGGTATGGGGTGAACCCAAAACCACGGAAGGAACTATAGTAGGCCACATCGGCCGCAGTGCACGCGACCGTAAAGTAATGGATGTTTACGAAGACGGCAGTCAGGGAAAACACGCCGTAACGCACTATAAAGTACTGAAGACATTTAAGTATGTGTCATTGGTGCAGTGCAATCTCGAAACCGGACGCACGCATCAGATCAGAGTTCATTTTCAACACATCGGTCATCCGCTGTTTGGTGACTCGGTCTATGGAGGCGATAAAATTTTGCGCGGCACCACCAGCGGCAGCTATCGGGCTTTTGTCGAAAATTGCTTTCAGCTCATGCCTCGGCAGGCACTCCACGCCAAATCACTTGGCTTTGAACATCCAAAAACCAAAAAGTGGATGCAGTTTGATTCCGAACTGCCCGAAGACTTTCAGGCAGTATTGGCAAAATGGGAGAAATATGCTTCCGAATAA
- the infC gene encoding translation initiation factor IF-3 — translation MAQQQRRPFRPVRQEEPYRINERIRVPQVRLVGENVPQGIYDIQQAIKFAEEQNLDLVEISPNAVPPVCKVIDYSKFKYEQKKKQKEIKANAQKVVIKEIRFSPTTDDHDYDFKLKHAINFLKEGAKVKAYVQFSGREIVFKDQGYKLLERFAKALEEVGKVELEPKLEGKRMSMILTPKAIKK, via the coding sequence ATGGCTCAACAACAACGCAGACCTTTTCGACCCGTTAGACAAGAAGAACCGTACCGCATCAATGAACGTATCCGTGTCCCGCAAGTTCGTTTAGTTGGTGAAAATGTCCCTCAAGGTATCTATGATATTCAGCAGGCTATAAAGTTTGCAGAAGAACAAAACCTTGATCTGGTAGAAATTTCTCCCAACGCCGTTCCCCCCGTTTGCAAAGTAATTGACTACTCTAAGTTCAAATACGAGCAAAAGAAAAAGCAGAAGGAAATCAAGGCCAATGCCCAGAAAGTGGTCATTAAGGAGATACGATTCAGTCCGACAACCGACGACCATGATTATGATTTTAAACTGAAACATGCCATTAACTTCCTCAAAGAAGGAGCAAAAGTTAAGGCGTATGTGCAGTTTTCAGGCCGTGAAATTGTATTCAAAGACCAAGGGTACAAACTATTGGAACGTTTTGCCAAAGCATTGGAGGAAGTGGGTAAAGTGGAACTTGAACCAAAACTCGAAGGTAAACGGATGAGTATGATTTTGACTCCGAAAGCGATCAAAAAATAA